Proteins from a genomic interval of Kitasatospora kifunensis:
- a CDS encoding ABC transporter permease: protein MADPLLARVRWAATSWRLAAAMWMRAALSYRTSFVLTSLGSLAITGLDFVVLVLMLRHTGRLGGWTLPEIGLLYGTSGFSLGVADLLIGSVDGLGERIRSGALDVLLIRPAPALSMVCAERFTLRRLARPLQALLVLGWSISALSLQWSWGRVLVLLALLVSGTVIFASIFVAGAAVQFWWDESREFQNAFTYGGASLLSHPPGIYARKLIAGVTFGIPLAFVNWLPLLYLLGRPDPLGLPPVFGLTSPLAAALSALGAALAWRAGLRAYRGTGS, encoded by the coding sequence GTGGCTGACCCCTTGCTCGCGCGGGTGCGCTGGGCCGCCACCTCCTGGCGGCTGGCGGCCGCCATGTGGATGCGCGCCGCGCTCTCCTACCGCACCTCCTTCGTGCTGACCTCGCTGGGCAGCCTGGCGATCACCGGCCTGGACTTCGTGGTGCTGGTGCTGATGCTGCGGCACACCGGCCGGCTCGGCGGCTGGACGCTGCCCGAGATCGGTCTGCTCTACGGCACCTCGGGCTTCTCGCTGGGCGTGGCCGACCTGCTGATCGGCTCGGTGGACGGGCTGGGCGAGCGGATCCGCTCCGGGGCGCTGGACGTGCTGCTGATCCGGCCCGCTCCCGCGCTCTCCATGGTCTGCGCCGAGCGGTTCACGCTGCGTCGGCTCGCTCGGCCGCTGCAGGCGCTGCTGGTACTCGGCTGGTCGATCAGCGCGCTGTCGCTGCAATGGAGTTGGGGTCGGGTCCTGGTCCTGCTCGCCCTGCTGGTCAGCGGCACGGTGATCTTCGCCTCGATCTTCGTGGCCGGCGCGGCGGTGCAGTTCTGGTGGGACGAGAGCCGGGAGTTCCAGAACGCCTTCACCTATGGCGGCGCCAGCCTGTTGAGCCACCCGCCGGGCATCTACGCCAGGAAGTTGATCGCCGGGGTGACCTTCGGCATCCCGCTGGCCTTCGTCAACTGGCTGCCGCTGCTCTACCTGCTGGGCCGCCCCGATCCGCTCGGCCTGCCGCCGGTCTTCGGCCTGACCTCGCCGCTGGCGGCCGCGCTCAGTGCGCTCGGCGCCGCGCTGGCCTGGCGGGCCGGGCTGCGCGCCTACCGGGGCACCGGTAGCTGA
- a CDS encoding ABC transporter ATP-binding protein, whose translation MNLIELDDVSRTFTIRTKTGRLRRERREVRAVDGLSFSVAAGECVGYIGPNGAGKSTTIKMLTGILVPTAGRLRVAGVDPARDRVQLARRIGVVFGQRTTLWWDLPLRDSYELARRLYRIPPPRYRANLERCVELLRLGELLDTPVRQLSLGQRMRGDLAAALLHDPQVLYLDEPTIGLDVVSKARVREFLREINESGTTVLLTTHDLTDIEQLCGRVMVIDHGRVVYDGDLPGLHATGESERVLVVDLAREVAPIEVAGARVVKVEGNRQWLAFAAQLSAAPIVAAVAERYPLLDLSVREPAIEDVIARMYAGVAIG comes from the coding sequence ATGAACCTGATCGAACTCGACGACGTCTCAAGGACCTTCACCATCCGGACCAAGACCGGTCGGCTGCGCCGGGAGCGGCGCGAGGTGCGTGCGGTGGACGGGCTGAGCTTCAGCGTGGCGGCCGGCGAGTGCGTCGGCTACATCGGGCCGAACGGTGCCGGCAAGTCCACCACCATCAAGATGCTCACCGGGATCCTGGTGCCGACCGCGGGCCGGCTGCGGGTGGCGGGGGTGGACCCGGCGCGTGACCGGGTCCAGTTGGCCCGCCGGATCGGGGTGGTCTTCGGTCAGCGCACCACGCTCTGGTGGGACCTGCCGCTGCGCGACTCCTACGAGCTGGCCCGCCGGCTCTACCGGATCCCACCTCCTCGCTACCGGGCCAACCTGGAACGCTGCGTCGAACTGCTGCGACTGGGCGAGCTGTTGGACACCCCGGTGCGCCAACTCTCGCTCGGCCAGCGGATGCGCGGCGACCTGGCGGCCGCGCTGCTGCACGATCCGCAGGTGCTCTACCTGGACGAGCCGACCATCGGCCTGGACGTGGTCAGCAAGGCCCGGGTCCGCGAGTTCCTGCGCGAGATCAACGAGAGCGGCACCACCGTGCTGCTGACCACCCACGACCTCACCGACATCGAGCAGTTGTGCGGGCGGGTGATGGTCATCGACCACGGTCGGGTGGTCTACGACGGCGATCTGCCGGGGCTGCACGCGACCGGCGAGAGCGAGCGCGTCCTGGTGGTCGACCTGGCCAGGGAGGTGGCGCCGATCGAGGTGGCGGGTGCGCGGGTGGTCAAGGTCGAGGGCAACCGGCAGTGGCTGGCCTTCGCGGCCCAGCTCAGCGCCGCGCCGATCGTGGCCGCGGTCGCCGAGCGCTATCCGCTGCTGGACCTGTCGGTGCGCGAGCCGGCGATCGAGGACGTGATCGCGCGGATGTACGCGGGGGTCGCGATCGGCTGA
- a CDS encoding DUF445 domain-containing protein has product MGDTGQVESENTAQAAGAGVRFTAADEEKRRGVRRMKAIATGFLAVATLVYALSTWAGAAGWGSWTGYVSAAAEAGMVGALADWFAVTALFRRPFGLPIPHTAIIPTKKDAFGRSLGQFVGENFLSAQVVRSRLAALGIARRLGEWLAVPANADRVTTEAAAALRGVLAVLRDEDVQAVVGEAVTRRAAATQVAEPIGRLLGKVVADGGHHGVVDLVAVRAHDWLSEHHGDVVSKVAIKSPGWTPKFIDHQVGERVYKELMRFVTAIRDDPQHPARGAIDTFLADFAVELQTDAATQARVERAKAELLARNEVQELIASSWSAVRTLVLSAAEDEQSELRRRIRAGVRSFGQRLATDERLQRKTDGWLQDAAQYVVETYRTEITSLISDTVAGWDADDASRKIEANVGRDLQFIRINGTVVGALAGLLIHTVATALGG; this is encoded by the coding sequence ATCGGTGACACTGGTCAGGTGGAGAGCGAGAACACCGCCCAGGCGGCCGGAGCCGGCGTCCGGTTCACCGCGGCGGACGAGGAGAAGCGCCGCGGCGTGCGCCGGATGAAGGCCATCGCGACCGGGTTCCTGGCCGTGGCCACCCTGGTCTACGCCCTGTCCACCTGGGCCGGCGCGGCGGGCTGGGGCAGCTGGACCGGTTATGTCTCGGCCGCCGCCGAGGCCGGCATGGTCGGTGCGCTGGCAGACTGGTTCGCCGTCACCGCGCTCTTCCGGCGCCCGTTCGGCCTGCCGATCCCGCACACCGCGATCATCCCGACCAAGAAGGACGCCTTCGGCCGTTCACTGGGTCAGTTCGTCGGCGAGAACTTCCTCTCCGCCCAGGTGGTGCGCAGTCGGCTGGCGGCGCTCGGTATCGCCCGTCGGCTCGGCGAGTGGCTCGCGGTGCCGGCCAACGCCGACCGGGTCACCACCGAGGCGGCGGCCGCGCTGCGCGGAGTGCTCGCGGTGCTGCGCGACGAGGACGTGCAGGCGGTGGTCGGCGAGGCGGTCACCCGGCGGGCGGCCGCCACCCAGGTCGCCGAGCCGATCGGGCGGCTGCTCGGCAAGGTGGTCGCCGACGGCGGTCACCACGGTGTGGTGGACCTGGTCGCCGTCCGGGCGCACGACTGGCTGAGCGAGCACCACGGGGACGTGGTGTCGAAGGTCGCCATAAAGTCGCCCGGCTGGACGCCGAAGTTCATCGACCACCAGGTCGGCGAGCGGGTCTACAAGGAGCTGATGCGCTTCGTCACGGCGATCCGCGACGACCCGCAGCACCCGGCCAGGGGCGCGATCGACACCTTCCTGGCCGACTTCGCGGTGGAGTTGCAGACCGATGCCGCCACCCAGGCCAGAGTTGAGCGGGCCAAGGCCGAACTGCTCGCCCGCAACGAGGTGCAGGAGCTGATCGCGTCCTCCTGGAGCGCGGTGCGCACCCTGGTGCTGAGCGCCGCCGAGGACGAGCAGAGCGAGCTGCGTCGCCGGATCCGCGCGGGGGTGCGCTCGTTCGGGCAGCGGTTGGCCACCGACGAGCGCCTGCAGCGCAAGACCGACGGCTGGCTGCAGGACGCGGCGCAGTACGTGGTGGAGACCTACCGGACCGAGATCACCTCGCTGATCTCGGACACCGTGGCGGGTTGGGACGCCGACGACGCCTCCCGCAAGATCGAGGCGAACGTCGGGCGCGACCTGCAGTTCATCCGGATCAACGGCACGGTGGTCGGCGCGCTGGCCGGCCTGCTGATCCACACCGTGGCCACCGCACTGGGCGGTTAG
- a CDS encoding adenosine deaminase: MSREFAGTGGPEGIQAFIAGLPKAELHVHHVGSASPRVVAELAARYEGRSQVPADPEALAEYFTFTDFAHFIQVYLSVVDLIRDAEDVRTLTYGVAQDMARQQIRYAELTVTPYSSVSRGIPDVAFMEAIEDARKCAERDFGVVLRWCFDIPGEAGLASAEETARLALEVGAEGLVSFGLGGPEIGVPRPQFKPYFDRARAAGLHSVPHAGESTGPQTVWDAIRELGAERIGHGTQSYQDPALMDYLGEHRIPLEVCPTSNLATRVVERLEEHPIKRFVDAGLLVTVNSDDPPMFGTDLNTEYAVAARLLELDEAGVAALAKNAVEASFLDQSGKRRIAGEIDAYLAGWVRR, translated from the coding sequence ATGTCTCGAGAGTTCGCAGGGACCGGAGGGCCCGAGGGGATCCAGGCGTTCATCGCCGGTCTGCCCAAGGCGGAGCTGCACGTGCACCACGTGGGTTCCGCCTCGCCGCGGGTGGTGGCCGAACTGGCCGCCCGCTACGAGGGCAGGAGCCAGGTGCCGGCGGATCCCGAGGCACTCGCGGAGTACTTCACCTTCACCGACTTCGCGCACTTCATCCAGGTCTACCTCTCGGTGGTGGACCTGATCCGCGACGCCGAGGATGTGCGCACGCTCACCTACGGCGTGGCCCAGGACATGGCGCGCCAGCAGATCCGCTACGCCGAGCTGACCGTCACCCCGTACAGCTCGGTCAGCCGGGGCATCCCGGACGTGGCGTTCATGGAGGCCATCGAGGACGCTCGCAAGTGCGCCGAGCGGGACTTCGGCGTGGTGCTGCGCTGGTGCTTCGACATCCCGGGTGAGGCGGGCCTGGCCTCGGCGGAGGAGACCGCGCGCCTGGCCCTGGAGGTGGGCGCCGAGGGCCTGGTCAGCTTCGGCCTGGGCGGGCCGGAGATCGGGGTGCCGCGGCCGCAGTTCAAGCCGTACTTCGACCGGGCCAGGGCGGCCGGCCTGCACAGCGTGCCGCACGCGGGGGAGTCCACCGGGCCGCAGACCGTCTGGGACGCGATCCGCGAGCTGGGCGCCGAGCGGATCGGGCACGGCACGCAGTCCTACCAGGACCCGGCGCTGATGGACTACCTGGGCGAGCACCGGATCCCGTTGGAGGTCTGCCCGACCTCCAACCTGGCGACCCGGGTGGTGGAGCGGCTGGAGGAGCACCCGATCAAGCGGTTCGTGGACGCGGGCCTGCTGGTCACCGTGAACAGCGACGACCCGCCGATGTTCGGCACCGACCTGAACACCGAGTACGCGGTCGCCGCCCGGCTGCTCGAACTGGACGAGGCTGGCGTGGCCGCCCTGGCCAAGAACGCGGTGGAGGCCTCGTTCCTGGACCAGAGCGGCAAGCGGCGGATCGCCGGGGAGATCGACGCCTACCTGGCCGGCTGGGTGCGCCGCTGA
- a CDS encoding YidC/Oxa1 family membrane protein insertase codes for MSIFSIFDPAIGLAHTVVGAFAHFMPAAAAIVLFTICVRLALHPLARAAARGEKSRTRLAPRVAELNKKHKGRPEQLQAALAELYREEQASPFAGCLPMLVQIPFFSVMYRLFTLPTVDGVHNDLLGHTLAGVPLGTHLAAAHGVGQYAVFGALYAALAAVGYVGYRRAKAAAQAAPQAPGAAIAPYLAFGTVLFAALVPLAAALYLLTTGAWTAAERALLHRGTGAADESTAPATAAALPAPRTAGKRTGIAGPAAKPIARPAAGSTAKPGARPAAERGGKPSRQRRTQPAR; via the coding sequence ATGTCCATCTTCTCGATCTTCGACCCCGCCATCGGCCTCGCGCACACCGTGGTGGGTGCCTTCGCCCACTTCATGCCTGCCGCGGCCGCGATCGTGCTCTTCACCATCTGCGTGCGCCTGGCGCTGCACCCGCTGGCCCGGGCCGCGGCGCGCGGCGAGAAGAGCCGCACCCGCCTGGCGCCGCGGGTCGCCGAACTCAACAAGAAGCACAAGGGCCGCCCCGAGCAACTGCAGGCCGCGCTCGCCGAGCTCTACCGCGAGGAGCAGGCCTCACCGTTCGCGGGCTGCCTGCCGATGCTGGTGCAGATCCCGTTCTTCTCGGTGATGTACCGCCTCTTCACGCTGCCCACCGTGGACGGCGTCCACAACGACCTGCTCGGGCACACGCTGGCCGGGGTACCGCTGGGCACCCACCTGGCCGCCGCGCACGGGGTGGGCCAGTACGCCGTCTTCGGCGCGCTCTACGCGGCCCTGGCCGCGGTCGGCTACGTCGGCTACCGCCGGGCCAAGGCCGCGGCCCAGGCCGCGCCGCAGGCACCGGGCGCGGCCATCGCCCCCTACCTCGCGTTCGGCACGGTGCTGTTCGCCGCCCTGGTCCCGCTGGCGGCCGCGCTCTACCTGCTGACCACCGGCGCCTGGACCGCCGCCGAACGCGCCCTGCTGCACCGCGGGACCGGGGCGGCCGACGAATCGACCGCCCCGGCCACGGCTGCCGCCCTGCCCGCGCCCCGGACCGCGGGCAAGCGCACGGGCATCGCCGGGCCCGCCGCCAAGCCCATCGCCAGGCCCGCGGCAGGCAGCACCGCCAAGCCGGGGGCCAGGCCCGCCGCCGAGCGCGGGGGCAAGCCGTCCCGTCAGCGGCGCACCCAGCCGGCCAGGTAG
- a CDS encoding DUF6412 domain-containing protein translates to MHPLVLLLGMLRVLTGDLLPGGTTGLTALATAATLVVLAGVLSTTFVLARLLGSRAPHAVRDGTLRRHALRTAFLPQRDPDARGRRRPRAPGAALAAA, encoded by the coding sequence GTGCATCCGCTCGTCCTGCTGCTCGGCATGCTCCGGGTGCTGACCGGTGACCTGCTGCCCGGCGGCACCACCGGCCTGACCGCGCTGGCCACGGCCGCCACCCTGGTGGTACTGGCCGGGGTGCTCTCGACCACCTTCGTGCTGGCCCGGCTGCTCGGCTCGCGCGCCCCGCACGCGGTGCGCGACGGCACCCTGCGGCGGCACGCCCTGCGCACCGCCTTCCTGCCGCAACGCGATCCGGACGCCCGGGGGCGTCGCCGGCCCAGGGCACCGGGCGCGGCCCTGGCGGCCGCGTAG
- a CDS encoding Gfo/Idh/MocA family oxidoreductase has translation MTTASPAPYHVALIGYGLAGSAFHAPLIATTPGLRLAAVVTANPDRREQLAKEHPDARVLDTPEQLFAEADEYDVAVIATPNRTHLPLARAALTAGLATVVDKPLAATAGEARALCGFAQSRGTLLTVFQNRRWDNDFRTARRLIGAGALGRVHRFESRFERFRPKPKAGWRELADPAEAGGTLYDLGSHLVDQALTLFGPVSSVYAEIDVRRDGAVVDDDAFLALTHAGGVRSHLWTSAIAPLTGPRLRVLGDRAGYVKDGLDPQEADLRAGRRPGDGRPWGVEDPAQHGTLGTDEHAVPLVTDHGDYPAFYAGLAHALATGTPPPVDPLDAVATLGVLEAARRSAATGNVVLLP, from the coding sequence ATGACCACCGCGTCCCCCGCCCCGTACCACGTCGCCCTGATCGGCTACGGCCTGGCCGGCTCCGCCTTCCACGCCCCGCTGATCGCCACCACCCCGGGTCTGCGTCTGGCAGCCGTGGTCACGGCCAACCCCGACCGCCGCGAGCAACTGGCCAAGGAGCACCCGGACGCCCGCGTGCTGGACACCCCGGAGCAACTGTTCGCCGAGGCCGACGAGTACGACGTGGCGGTCATCGCCACCCCGAACCGCACCCACCTGCCGCTGGCCCGCGCCGCGCTGACCGCGGGCCTGGCCACGGTGGTGGACAAGCCGCTGGCCGCCACCGCCGGGGAGGCACGCGCGCTGTGCGGCTTCGCCCAGTCCCGCGGCACCCTGCTGACGGTCTTCCAGAACCGGCGCTGGGACAACGACTTCCGCACCGCCCGGCGGCTGATCGGGGCGGGCGCGCTGGGGCGGGTGCACCGCTTCGAGTCCCGGTTCGAGCGGTTCCGGCCCAAGCCGAAGGCCGGCTGGCGCGAACTGGCCGACCCGGCCGAGGCCGGCGGCACCCTCTACGACCTGGGCAGCCACCTGGTGGACCAGGCGCTGACCCTGTTCGGCCCGGTCAGCAGCGTCTACGCGGAGATCGACGTGCGGCGCGACGGCGCGGTGGTCGACGACGACGCCTTCCTCGCCCTCACCCACGCCGGCGGCGTCCGCTCGCACCTGTGGACCAGCGCGATCGCCCCGCTGACCGGGCCACGGCTCCGGGTGCTGGGCGACCGCGCCGGCTACGTCAAGGACGGCCTGGACCCGCAGGAGGCGGACCTGCGCGCCGGCCGCCGTCCCGGTGACGGCAGGCCGTGGGGCGTCGAGGACCCCGCCCAGCACGGCACCCTGGGCACCGACGAGCACGCCGTGCCGCTGGTCACCGACCACGGCGACTACCCCGCCTTCTACGCGGGCCTGGCCCACGCGCTGGCCACCGGCACCCCGCCGCCGGTGGACCCGCTGGACGCGGTCGCCACGCTGGGCGTGCTGGAGGCCGCCCGGCGCAGCGCGGCGACCGGCAACGTCGTCCTGCTGCCGTGA
- a CDS encoding HAD-IIA family hydrolase, with product MAERKPIESWLTDMDGVLIHEGTPIPGADEFIRRLKESGKPFLVLTNNSIYTPRDLAARLSGMGLEVPEECIWTSALATAKFLAGQRPGGTAYVIGEAGLTTALYQAGYVLTDNNPDYVVLGETRTYSFEALTKAIRLINAGSRFICTNPDETGPSTEGVLPATGSVAALITKATGVEPYFVGKPNPLMMREALNTAGAHSESAVMIGDRMDTDIVAGLEAGMETVLVLTGLTAAEDVERFPYRPTRVVKSIADLIALV from the coding sequence GTGGCAGAGCGCAAGCCGATCGAGTCCTGGCTGACCGACATGGACGGGGTCCTGATCCACGAGGGCACTCCGATCCCGGGCGCCGACGAGTTCATCCGCCGGCTCAAGGAGTCCGGCAAGCCGTTCCTGGTGCTGACCAACAACTCGATCTACACCCCGCGCGACCTGGCCGCCCGGCTCTCCGGGATGGGCCTCGAGGTGCCCGAGGAGTGTATCTGGACCTCCGCGCTGGCCACCGCGAAGTTCCTGGCCGGGCAGCGCCCGGGCGGCACCGCCTACGTGATCGGCGAGGCCGGCCTGACCACCGCGCTGTACCAGGCGGGTTACGTGCTGACCGACAACAACCCGGACTACGTGGTGCTGGGCGAGACCCGCACCTACAGCTTCGAGGCGCTGACCAAGGCGATCCGGCTGATCAACGCCGGTTCCAGGTTCATCTGCACCAACCCCGACGAGACCGGCCCCTCCACCGAGGGCGTGCTGCCGGCCACCGGCTCGGTGGCCGCGCTGATCACCAAGGCGACCGGTGTCGAGCCGTACTTCGTCGGCAAGCCCAACCCGCTGATGATGCGCGAGGCGCTGAACACCGCCGGCGCGCACTCGGAGAGCGCGGTGATGATCGGCGACCGGATGGACACCGACATCGTGGCCGGCCTGGAGGCGGGCATGGAGACGGTGCTGGTGCTCACCGGGCTGACCGCCGCCGAGGACGTGGAGCGCTTCCCCTACCGGCCGACCCGGGTGGTCAAGTCGATCGCGGACCTCATCGCGCTGGTCTGA
- a CDS encoding uracil-DNA glycosylase gives MDSAVVGNEFELPESWRQVLAGETEQPYFAELAAYVAAQRAEHEVFPPRGQVFSALAATAYQDVRVLVLGQDPYHDNGQAHGMSFSVLPGTKTPPSLRNMFKELNTDLGLPIPDNGYLMPWAEQGVLLLNAVLTVRAHEANSHKAKGWEKFTDAVIKAVSARPEPCVFVLWGNYAKKKLPLIDTERHAVVQGAHPSPLSARLFLGSKPFSQINEALVGFGGEPINWRIPDLKA, from the coding sequence ATGGACTCCGCTGTGGTGGGCAATGAATTCGAACTGCCGGAGTCCTGGCGCCAGGTGCTGGCGGGTGAGACCGAGCAGCCGTACTTCGCCGAGCTGGCCGCCTACGTCGCCGCCCAGCGCGCCGAGCACGAGGTGTTCCCGCCGCGCGGGCAGGTCTTCTCGGCGCTGGCCGCCACCGCCTACCAGGACGTGCGGGTGCTGGTGCTCGGCCAGGACCCGTACCACGACAACGGCCAGGCGCACGGCATGAGCTTCTCGGTGCTGCCGGGCACCAAGACGCCGCCCTCGCTGCGCAACATGTTCAAGGAGCTCAACACCGACCTCGGCCTGCCGATCCCGGACAACGGCTATCTGATGCCCTGGGCCGAGCAGGGGGTGCTGCTGCTCAACGCGGTGCTCACGGTGCGCGCGCACGAGGCCAACTCGCACAAGGCCAAGGGCTGGGAGAAGTTCACCGACGCGGTGATCAAGGCGGTCAGCGCCCGGCCCGAGCCGTGCGTCTTCGTGCTCTGGGGCAACTACGCCAAGAAGAAGCTGCCGCTGATCGACACCGAGCGGCACGCCGTGGTGCAGGGCGCGCACCCTTCGCCGTTGTCGGCCAGGCTCTTCCTCGGCAGCAAGCCGTTCTCGCAGATCAACGAGGCCTTGGTCGGCTTCGGCGGCGAGCCGATCAACTGGCGGATCCCGGACCTCAAGGCCTGA
- a CDS encoding alpha/beta fold hydrolase has product MSPDQSASSSTVEELAVGVPGGELAVLRWPAAEPDAPVVLALHGITANGLAWELVARELAGRVTLLAPDLRGRAGSAGLGGPYGMDRHADDAALVLRQLAGGAGKVAVAGHSMGAFVTTRLAVRHPELVRRVVLVDGGVGFPLPAGTSTEALAELLGPALARLSMTFADMAAYRAFWRAHPAWSSLDEAAAEGYLVRDLTGQEPRLRSACVREAVEADGGQLLSDPQAAAAVRQLPCPAELLWAERGLLDDPQGVYDEQRLAAAGLAGLDLTLRQIKDSNHYSILMGQVGAPLVAERILAAAGLG; this is encoded by the coding sequence ATGAGTCCTGACCAGTCCGCGTCCTCGTCCACGGTCGAGGAGCTCGCGGTCGGCGTTCCCGGCGGCGAGTTGGCCGTGCTGCGCTGGCCGGCCGCCGAGCCTGACGCTCCCGTGGTGCTGGCCCTGCACGGGATCACCGCGAACGGACTGGCCTGGGAGCTGGTCGCCCGTGAGTTGGCCGGGCGGGTCACCCTGTTGGCGCCCGATCTGCGCGGCCGGGCGGGCAGCGCGGGACTCGGCGGGCCGTACGGGATGGACCGGCACGCGGACGACGCGGCCCTGGTGCTGCGCCAACTGGCGGGCGGAGCAGGGAAGGTGGCGGTGGCCGGCCACTCGATGGGGGCCTTCGTGACCACGCGGCTGGCGGTTCGCCACCCCGAACTGGTGCGCCGGGTGGTGCTGGTGGACGGCGGGGTCGGCTTTCCGCTGCCCGCCGGGACCAGTACCGAGGCGCTGGCCGAGCTGCTCGGCCCGGCGTTGGCCCGGCTCTCGATGACCTTCGCCGACATGGCGGCCTACCGTGCCTTCTGGCGGGCGCACCCGGCCTGGTCGAGCCTGGACGAGGCCGCGGCGGAGGGCTATCTGGTGCGCGATCTGACCGGCCAGGAGCCGCGGTTGCGCTCCGCCTGCGTGCGCGAGGCGGTCGAGGCCGACGGCGGGCAACTGCTGAGCGATCCGCAGGCGGCTGCCGCGGTGCGTCAACTGCCTTGCCCGGCCGAGCTGCTCTGGGCCGAGCGGGGTCTGCTCGACGATCCGCAGGGCGTCTACGACGAGCAGCGCCTGGCGGCAGCGGGGTTGGCCGGACTTGATCTGACGCTACGTCAGATCAAGGACAGCAACCACTACTCGATCCTGATGGGCCAGGTGGGTGCCCCGCTGGTCGCCGAGCGGATCCTGGCGGCCGCGGGCCTGGGCTGA
- a CDS encoding twin-arginine translocation signal domain-containing protein, producing MSSISRRTVLSASAATAALGALTACGSNSASHPDSVSAGAGSPNGTPGSGSPSAAPSASPSAKVTPIGDGSTSDTGPQPNQPKAEKLKPGERPPQFVVFSWDGAGATDDGQFDRFLKLADQHKATFTFFLSGIYTLPKTKTNLYHPPQHSVGASDIPYLSDGAIRNTIKLISQAWLAGHEIGTHFNGHFCSTRPDHNGVNKWSPEDWESEIQQAVSFVTQWKTNTGFTDLPPLPFDYTKELIGGRTPCLDGQKNLLPTAAKLGWKYDASSPGEKQVWPQKVQNGALWNFPLQSIPYPGHTFEVLSMDYNIMFNQSGDNTKGDPSKLNEWRDAASASYLAGFNRAYNGNRAPFFVGNHFEQWNSGIYMDAVEATIKAIADKPEVRMVSFRQLVEWLEAQDESTLRKLRTLGIGQAPTGGWESFLGTATGAQASGSPAA from the coding sequence ATGAGCAGCATCTCGCGCAGGACCGTACTGAGCGCTTCGGCGGCGACGGCGGCCCTGGGAGCCCTCACCGCGTGCGGCAGCAACAGCGCCTCACACCCCGACAGCGTCTCGGCCGGCGCCGGCAGCCCGAACGGCACACCCGGCAGCGGCAGTCCGTCAGCAGCACCCTCCGCCTCGCCGTCCGCCAAGGTGACCCCGATCGGTGACGGATCGACCTCCGACACCGGACCGCAGCCGAACCAGCCCAAGGCCGAGAAGCTCAAGCCGGGCGAGCGTCCGCCGCAGTTCGTGGTCTTCTCCTGGGACGGCGCGGGCGCCACCGACGACGGCCAGTTCGACCGCTTCCTCAAGCTCGCCGACCAGCACAAGGCCACCTTCACCTTCTTCCTCTCCGGCATCTACACGCTGCCCAAGACGAAGACCAACCTCTACCACCCGCCGCAGCACTCGGTGGGCGCCTCCGACATCCCGTACCTGTCGGACGGCGCGATACGCAACACCATCAAGCTGATCAGCCAGGCCTGGCTGGCGGGCCACGAGATCGGCACCCACTTCAACGGCCACTTCTGCTCCACCCGCCCCGACCACAACGGCGTCAACAAGTGGTCGCCGGAGGACTGGGAGAGCGAGATCCAGCAGGCGGTCTCCTTCGTCACCCAGTGGAAGACCAACACCGGCTTCACCGATCTGCCGCCGCTGCCCTTCGACTACACCAAGGAGCTGATCGGCGGGCGCACCCCCTGCCTGGACGGTCAGAAGAACCTGCTGCCGACCGCCGCCAAGCTGGGCTGGAAGTACGACGCCAGCTCGCCGGGCGAGAAGCAGGTCTGGCCGCAGAAGGTGCAGAACGGCGCGCTCTGGAACTTCCCGCTGCAGTCCATCCCGTACCCGGGGCACACCTTCGAGGTGCTCTCGATGGACTACAACATCATGTTCAACCAGTCCGGCGACAACACCAAGGGCGACCCGAGCAAGCTCAACGAGTGGCGCGACGCGGCGTCCGCCTCCTACCTGGCCGGCTTCAACCGCGCCTACAACGGCAACCGGGCACCGTTCTTCGTCGGCAACCACTTCGAGCAGTGGAACAGCGGCATCTACATGGACGCCGTGGAGGCGACCATCAAGGCCATCGCGGACAAGCCGGAGGTCCGGATGGTGTCGTTCCGTCAGCTGGTGGAGTGGCTGGAGGCGCAGGACGAGTCCACCCTGCGCAAGCTGCGCACGCTGGGCATCGGCCAGGCTCCGACCGGTGGTTGGGAGAGCTTCCTGGGCACCGCTACCGGCGCCCAGGCCTCCGGCAGCCCGGCGGCCTGA